The proteins below are encoded in one region of Helianthus annuus cultivar XRQ/B chromosome 2, HanXRQr2.0-SUNRISE, whole genome shotgun sequence:
- the LOC110917417 gene encoding cellulose synthase A catalytic subunit 5 [UDP-forming]: MDTHGRLIAGSHNRNEFILINADEVGRVTSVKELSGQICQICGDEIEITTDGEPFVACNECALPVCRTCYEYERREGNQACPRCKTRYKRIKGSPRVDGDEEEDEFDDLVNEFDLRRDPHHSFYEHSSRLNFATHKSCISGFATPYEVDAAGPSHDVPLLTYGEEDDDSHALIIPPFMDPSKRVHPMQCFDTSSSISLPPRPMDPKKDLAVYGYGTVAWKYRMEEWRRRQADKLEIINHQGSGGDPDDADLPKMDEGRQPLSRKIPIPSSKISPYRMVIMLRMVILGLFFHYRILHPVNDAFGLWLTSVICEIWFAVSWVLDQFPKWFPIERETYLDRLSLRYEKDGKACELAPIDVFVSTVDPLKEPPLITANTVLSILAVDYPVDKVACYVSDDGAAMLTFEALSETSEFARKWVPFCKKFNIEPRAPEWYFAQKVDYLKDKVHPAFVRERRAMKRDYEEFKIRINGLVSMAQKVPEDGWTMQDGTPWPGNNVRDHPGMIQVFLGNNGVQDVEGNELPRLVYVSREKRPGFDHHKKAGAMNALIRVSAVITNAPYMLNVDCDHYINNSKALREAMCFMMDPICGKKICYVQFPQRFDGIDRHDRYSNRNVVFFDINMKGLDGIQGPIYVGTGCVFRRQALYGFDAPTKKKPPGKTCNCLPKWCLCCFSSRNKKKSNENSKKIMKKMKKMMESSTRIHALENIEKGTEGSDSEKLSLVSQIKSENSSIIMTQIKFEKKLGQSPVFVASTFLEEGGVLPGASSASLLKEAIHVISCGYEDKTEWGKEVGWIYGSVTEDILTGFKMHCHGWRSVYCIPKRPAFKGSAPINLSDRLHQVLRWALGSVEILLSRHCPIWYGYGCGLKPLERLSYINSVVYPLTSLPLVAYCTLPAVCLLTGKFIVPEISNYASIIFMLMFLSIAVTSILEIQWGGVGIDDFWRNEQFWVIGGVSSHLFALFQGLLKVLAGVDTNFTVTSKGGDDGEFSELYVFKWTTLLVPPLTLLFLNIAGVVVGISDAISNGYESWGPLFGKLFFAIWVILHLYPFLKGMMGKQKNVPSIIVVWSILLASILTLLWVRVNPFVSKDGIVLEVCGLDCD, from the exons ATGGATACCCATGGAAGACTGATTGCTGGTTCACACAACAGAAATGAGTTTATTCTAATCAATGCAGATGAAGTTGGAAGG GTTACTTCTGTGAAAGAATTAAGTGGCCAAATATGTCAAATTTGCGGAGACGAAATCGAAATAACGACGGATGGGGAGCCGTTTGTGGCTTGCAATGAATGTGCATTGCCGGTTTGTAGAACTTGCTACGAGTATGAAAGAAGGGAGGGTAATCAAGCTTGCCCTCGGTGCAAAACAAGATACAAAAGGATCAAAG GGAGTCCAAGAGTTGAtggtgatgaagaagaagatgagttTGATGATTTGGTTAATGAATTTGATCTCAGGAGAGACCCTCATCATAGTTTTTATGAGCATTCTTCGCGCCTGAATTTTGCTACTCATAAATCCTGTATTTCCGGTTTTGCCACTCCGTATGAGGTGGATGCAGCCGGTCCTAGCCACGACGTCCCCCTTCTTACTTATGGTGAAGAG GATGATGACAGCCATGCTTTAATCATCCCACCATTCATGGATCCGTCGAAACGAGTCCATCCTATGCAGTGTTTTGATACCAGTTCATCAATATCTT TGCCCCCTAGGCCAATGGACCCGAAGAAAGATTTAGCGGTTTATGGGTATGGAACGGTTGCATGGAAGTATAGAATGGAGGAATGGAGGAGAAGACAGGCCGATAAACTTGAGATTATTAATCACCAGGGGAGTGGTGGAGATCCAGATGATGCTGATTTACCCAA GATGGATGAGGGGAGGCAACCACTGTCACGGAAGATACCGATTCCCTCAAGCAAGATAAGTCCGTATAGAATGGTGATAATGTTGCGTATGGTGATACTTGGTCTCTTCTTTCATTATAGAATACTTCATCCCGTAAATGATGCATTTGGTTTGTGGCTCACATCAGTTATCTGTGAGATATGGTTTGCCGTTTCGTGGGTCTTAGATCAATTCCCAAAATGGTTTCCTATCGAGCGTGAAACATACTTGGATCGTTTATCATTAAG ATATGAGAAAGATGGGAAGGCTTGTGAGCTAGCCCCTATAGATGTGTTTGTGAGCACAGTGGATCCCTTAAAAGAACCACCACTCATTACTGCAAACACGGTGCTATCCATCTTGGCCGTAGATTATCCCGTGGATAAAGTTGCTTGTTATGTCTCTGATGATGGTGCCGCCATGCTTACATTCGAAGCACTTTCAGAAACATCCGAGTTTGCAAGGAAGTGGGTCCCATTTTGCAAGAAGTTTAATATAGAGCCACGTGCTCCCGAGTGGTATTTTGCTCAAAAGGTTGATTATCTTAAAGATAAAGTACATCCGGCGTTTGTCCGCGAACGCCGCGCTATGAAG AGGGATTATGAGGAGTTTAAGATACGGATTAACGGGCTTGTGTCCATGGCCCAAAAGGTTCCAGAGGACGGATGGACAATGCAAGATGGTACTCCATGGCCCGGAAACAATGTTAGGGATCATCCTGGAATGATCCAA GTTTTTCTAGGAAATAATGGGGTTCAAGACGTCGAAGGAAACGAATTACCGCGTCTTGTTTATGTTTCTAGAGAGAAAAGGCCCGGATTTGACCACCACAAGAAAGCCGGTGCCATGAATGCTTTG ATCCGAGTGTCGGCGGTTATTACAAATGCACCATACATGCTCAATGTAGATTGCGATCACTATATAAACAATAGTAAAGCTCTCAGGGAGGCTATGTGCTTCATGATGGACCCTATATGTGGAAAGAAAATTTGTTATGTTCAATTTCCCCAACGATTTGATGGGATCGATCGTCATGATAGATACTCAAATCGCAACGTTGTCTTCTTTGAT ATTAACATGAAGGGACTGGATGGAATCCAAGGACCGATATATGTTGGAACCGGATGTGTTTTCAGGAGACAAGCATTGTATGGATTCGACGCACCAACTAAAAAGAAACCGCCTGGAAAAACCTGCAACTGTTTGCCAAAATGGTGTTTGTGTTGTTTCTCATcaagaaataaaaagaaaagcAATGAGAACTCAAAGAAAataatgaaaaagatgaagaaaatgatGGAATCTTCAACTCGAATACACGCGTTGGAGAATATTGAAAAGGGAACTGAAG GATCTGATAGTGAAAAATTGTCACTTGTGTCTCAAATAAAGTCGGAAAATTCATCTATCATCATGACTCAGATAAAATTTGAAAAGAAACTCGGGCAATCTCCCGTGTTTGTCGCTTCAACATTTTTAGAAGAAGGTGGTGTTTTGCCAGGAGCATCATCTGCATCACTCTTGAAAGAAGCCATTCATGTCATAAGTTGCGGTTATGAAGATAAAACCGAATGGGGAAAAGAG GTTGGATGGATTTATGGTTCCGTTACGGAGGATATCTTGACAGGGTTCAAGATGCATTGTCATGGTTGGCGGTCGGTTTATTGCATTCCGAAGAGGCCTGCCTTCAAGGGTTCGGCTCCAATTAATCTTTCGGATCGTCTTCACCAAGTTCTTAGGTGGGCCTTGGGGTCGGTTGAAATCTTGTTAAGCAGGCATTGTCCAATTTGGTACGGTTATGGGTGCGGTTTAAAGCCTTTGGAGAGACTGTCATACATAAATTCTGTGGTTTATCCGTTAACCTCCCTTCCATTGGTTGCTTACTGCACACTTCCCGCCGTTTGTCTCCTTACCGGGAAATTTATCGTTCCTGAG ATAAGCAACTATGCTAGCATTATATTCATGCTCATGTTTCTATCAATTGCGGTCACAAGTATTTTAGAAATACAATGGGGTGGTGTCGGGATCGACGACTTTTGGAGAAACGAGCAATTTTGGGTCATAGGTGGTGTCTCGTCTCATCTTTTCGCTCTATTTCAAGGTCTACTAAAAGTGTTGGCTGGAGTGGACACAAATTTCACGGTTACCTCTAAAGGAGGTGATGACGGGGAATTTTCGGAGCTCTATGTTTTCAAATGGACCACGCTTTTGGTCCCGCCATTGACATTACTATTCTTAAACATTGCGGGTGTGGTTGTTGGGATCTCGGATGCAATTAGCAACGGGTACGAGTCGTGGGGCCCACTTTTCGGGAAACTATTCTTTGCTATATGGGTGATTCTTCATCTGTATCCTTTCCTCAAGGGTATGATGGGAAAACAAAAGAATGTTCCGTCGATAATAGTTGTTTGGTCGATCCTTTTAGCTTCGATCCTCACGCTTTTGTGGGTGCGGGTCAACCCGTTTGTAAGTAAAGACGGGATCGTGTTGGAAGTATGTGGGTTGGACTGTGATTAA